In the Topomyia yanbarensis strain Yona2022 chromosome 3, ASM3024719v1, whole genome shotgun sequence genome, one interval contains:
- the LOC131691669 gene encoding uncharacterized protein LOC131691669, protein MDNINELPVELLGHIFSFLSLRDRKNANAVCTLWHNVLHGVRFQRQCKVSLNRNFNDDLNDLEKCVLRCFRNIHINFWYETDFEENDQPEIDDIIQFKYLYDPTPEHHLIQLLFGLNLDLECLELSISFESCREILENRLSQIINLRELSLNFETKENITAKQYSTTWIIEHHHIEKLTIDLPCAYLPFKVIAPNLTSLDLPSNCRRGYQLIETYCRQLQCLKVTIQDEDTVDDIMSLSFPCLTHLQTRPYDDNDKEMEVRYARTRNKYVDVEKEEQFVIRMPKLRCFESENHLMFFRIGTALSKFAKQLIEVTLENQDMDLGQIKAFEAIPIKVLSMQRCKIRTPSQTLPTLNMPHLNSLVLRFNESDIVFNNGLSELKSLKLTLSSRSRNHKVLHKICHNLLNLEYLEIWTYNVLVNTGFRYLHKLTKLRTLKIFACQTKTPFWSHCSVMPTLRRVVFKECNLNTSTFQQVAKVFPGLKELILDECCVKFNDMNSGKSTSDMDSERCNFLLQQLKEFFPMCTISLS, encoded by the exons ATGGATAACATCAATGAGCTCCCAGTAGAG CTGTTAGGACATATCTTCAGCTTCCTTAGCTTACGTGATCGCAAAAATGCAAACGCCGTTTGCACCCTGTGGCACAACGTTCTGCACGGTGTTCGATTCCAACGCCAATGCAAGGTGTCACTAAATCGTAATTTTAACGACGACCTAAATGACTTGGAAAAATGTGTTCTTCGGTGCTTCCGAAACATTCATATCAATTTCTGGTATGAAACAGATTTCGAAGAGAATGACCAACCGGAAATAGATGATATCATACAATTCAAATATCTATACGATCCTACTCCAGAGCACCACCTGATTCAGTTACTATTTGGATTGAACCTGGATCTTGAATGTCTAGAATTGTCGATATCTTTTGAAAGTTGTCGAGAGATTCTTGAGAATCGATTGTCACAGATTATTAATCTGCGTGAGCTTtcgttaaattttgaaacaaaggaAAATATCACTGCAAAGCAATATTCAACCACGTGGATAATTGAACATCATCACATAGAAAAGCTCACAATCGACCTTCCTTGTGCATATTTACCTTTTAAAGTTATAGCGCCAAATTTAACTAGTCTGGATCTGCCATCAAACTGTCGTCGGGGCTAtcagttaattgaaacttaCTGCAGGCAGTTGCAATGTTTAAAAGTAACTATTCAGGATGAGGACACGGTTGACGATATAATGTCGCTATCTTTTCCTTGCTTAACGCATCTGCAAACTCGACCGTATGACGATAACGACAAAGAAATGGAAGTTCGATACGCACGAACACGTAATAAATACGTGGATGTGGAAAAGGAAGAACAGTTTGTCATTAGAATGCCAAAATTAAGATGCTTTGAATCGGAAAACCATTTAATGTTCTTTCGCATTGGTACGGCTCTTTCGAAATTTGCTAAACAGCTCATAGAAGTAACTCTAGAGAATCAGGATATGGATTTGGGACAAATCAAAGCTTTCGAAGCGATACCAATTAAG GTGCTCAGCATGCAGCGATGCAAAATTCGGACCCCATCCCAGACTCTACCAACGTTGAACATGCCTCATCTAAACAGTCTAGTACTGCGCTTCAACGAGTCAGATATTGTTTTCAACAACGGACTTTCAGAACTCAAATCACTGAAGCTTACTCTGTCAAGCAGATCGAGAAACCACAAAGTGCTGCACAAAATATGCCACAACTTGCTGAATTTGGAATATTTAGAAATATGGACATATAATGTG TTAGTTAACACAGGGTTTCGATATCTACATAAACTGACGAAGCTGagaacattgaaaatattcgcATGCCAAACAAAGACACCATTTTGGTCGCATTGTTCAGTGATGCCTACTCTTCGCAGGGTAGTTTTTAAAGAATGCAACTTAAATACTTCCACCTTTCAGCAAGTGGCCAAAGTGTTTCCCGGTCTTAAGGAACTCATTTTAGATGAATGCTGTGTAAAATTCAACGATATGAACAGTGGTAAATCGACGTCAGATATGGACAGTGAAAGATGCAATTTTTTATTGCAGCAATTAAAAGAGTTTTTCCCTATGTGCACAATTTCATTGAGTTAG